Part of the Cohnella candidum genome, GCTTCCGGATGCGTTTCCGGATTCGGCTTCGATACGTATTTTTGGCGATGTTCGTTTTGGCCTTATGGGGAGCCGGAGCAGGCTGGAAATGGTATCAATCGCTCGATATCGGCAAGCTTGCCCTTCCGGTCGCGGCGCCGACGGAATTGCTGGATGTCCACGGCAAGGTCGCTTCCGTGGTATCCGTCGCGAAAACCGAGCCGGTGCCGATCGACAAGATCCCGATGTCCCTCCGGCATGCGGTCGTAGCGGTCGAGGACAAACGGTTTGACGACCATTCCGGGGTCGACCTGACGGGGATTGTCCGCGCCGCCTTCCGAAACGCGAAGAGCGGAGCTTCCGCGGAAGGCGGCAGCACGATCACGCAGCAACTCGCCAAAAACGTCTTCCTAACGGGCGAGAAATCGTTCAAGCGGAAGATCACGGAAGCCGCTTACGCGATCAAAATCGAAGCGGCTTACGATAAAGACGCCATTCTCGGTATGTATTTAAACCAGATTTATTTCGGAGAAGGACAGTGGGGCGTCGCAAGGGCGGCCAAACGTTATTTCGGCAAAAGCGTTCAGGATCTCACCTTGCCCGAAAGCGCGCTGCTCGCGGCGCTGCCCAAGGCGCCAAGCCGGTATTCCCCTTACCGGAATCCGGATTTGGCGCTGGAGCGCCGCAATCTCGTGCTCGCCATGATGCGGGACGAAGGCTACGTATCGGATGCGGAATACCGGGCGGCCAAGGCGGAGCCTATTCAGCTGCGCCAGGGGAATGCGGAAGGGAACGGACTGCTCGGGAAGTACGGCTCCTTTGCGGACGCGGTAATTGACGAAGCGATCGACCGGTACGGATTCACGGAGCGGGATTTGATGGCCGGCAACTTGAAGATCTATACGACGCTGGACCCCACCGTGCAGGAAGCGATGGAGAAGACGTACCAAGACGACGGTTTGTTCCCGGCGGGAGCAGACGGAGAGCGCCCGCAAAGCGGAGCGGTTATTTTGAATCCGCACACCGGAGGCGTACGGGGAATCGTCGGGCAACGAGGCGAGCATGTCTTCCGCGGGTTCAACCGGGCAACCCAGCTCACGCGGCAGCCGGGTTCGACGTTTAAGCCGCTCGCTGTTTACGCGCCCGCCCTCATGCAAGGGTACAATGCCGAATCGGCTTTGTACGACGGTCCGCTGGATATCGGGGGCTACCGCCCGGAGAACATAGACGGGCAGTCGCATGGGCAGCCGAGCCTTCGCGATGCGCTCGCCCATTCCTGGAACGTGCCGGCCGTCTGGTTGCTGAACGAGATCGGAGTCACGACCGGTTGGTCGTTCGCCAAGAAGCTCGGGATCCCTCTGACGGCGGAAGACAAGAATTTAAGCCTTGCGCTGGGGGGATTGTCGCACGGGGTGTCGCCGCTCCAGATGGCCCAGGCATTCAGCGCGTTTCCCGCTCTAGGCAAAGTCACGCCCGCGCATACCATCCTGAGGATCGAGAACGCGGAAGGCGAGGTGCTTGCGGAAGCGAAGGAAGAGGCGGCTTCCGTCATGCCGGCGGGGAAAGCCTTCGAAATGACGCAGCTTCTTCAGAACGTCGTGAGCGACGGAACCGGCAAGAAAGCGGCCATTTCCGGCAGGCCGACGGCCGGCAAAACCGGCACGACCCAATTGCCGGACACCCCCGAGTTCAAAGGAATCAGCGGCGCGAAGGACGCCTGGTTCGTCGGCTATACGCCCGAGCTCGTCGGCGCCGTCTGGCTCGGTTACGACCGCACGGACGGCAGCCACTATTTGACCACCTCGGGGGGAGAGTA contains:
- a CDS encoding transglycosylase domain-containing protein; translation: MDKPKSFQWKGEPIAAEPTIRQVPAEQPAKRRRRPRFRMRFRIRLRYVFLAMFVLALWGAGAGWKWYQSLDIGKLALPVAAPTELLDVHGKVASVVSVAKTEPVPIDKIPMSLRHAVVAVEDKRFDDHSGVDLTGIVRAAFRNAKSGASAEGGSTITQQLAKNVFLTGEKSFKRKITEAAYAIKIEAAYDKDAILGMYLNQIYFGEGQWGVARAAKRYFGKSVQDLTLPESALLAALPKAPSRYSPYRNPDLALERRNLVLAMMRDEGYVSDAEYRAAKAEPIQLRQGNAEGNGLLGKYGSFADAVIDEAIDRYGFTERDLMAGNLKIYTTLDPTVQEAMEKTYQDDGLFPAGADGERPQSGAVILNPHTGGVRGIVGQRGEHVFRGFNRATQLTRQPGSTFKPLAVYAPALMQGYNAESALYDGPLDIGGYRPENIDGQSHGQPSLRDALAHSWNVPAVWLLNEIGVTTGWSFAKKLGIPLTAEDKNLSLALGGLSHGVSPLQMAQAFSAFPALGKVTPAHTILRIENAEGEVLAEAKEEAASVMPAGKAFEMTQLLQNVVSDGTGKKAAISGRPTAGKTGTTQLPDTPEFKGISGAKDAWFVGYTPELVGAVWLGYDRTDGSHYLTTSGGEYPAMIFQAMMSAALQGEPVSAFKNPGGNQHVQNTEPKDEPKPVKQKEPKKEQKKETGKEKRKNNKGKDKH